Proteins from a single region of Peptococcaceae bacterium 1198_IL3148:
- a CDS encoding cache domain-containing protein, translating to MNKGVGFKLITIVCLSMLLLGSINIYINYSRELELDYQEKYQEFDLVADVIENDIQRWLNCRENEVILMSKDPLLQQYINALGTANEGALAAKQRQYWLDMQTQYGSYDEIYLITASGHIMLSTDQSRIDTARPVDDLVKLPLSTGSICFQDAYYSLKNNQHSIAFSIPVINWAQPYWVEYAGVLVCRINIDEVVNPLLNSRMNLGETGDVILIDKERAVLTGLRNQIDSARHVKLNSELVTKVSRGEEGTWRGIGYNGKEIIAVY from the coding sequence ATGAATAAAGGTGTTGGTTTTAAGTTAATTACCATTGTATGTCTATCGATGCTTTTGCTGGGTTCAATTAATATTTACATAAACTACAGTCGCGAACTGGAACTGGATTATCAGGAAAAGTACCAAGAATTTGATCTGGTGGCGGATGTTATAGAAAATGATATCCAACGGTGGTTAAATTGCCGGGAAAACGAAGTGATCTTAATGTCTAAGGACCCCTTGCTGCAACAATATATCAATGCCCTGGGAACAGCCAATGAAGGGGCGCTGGCGGCCAAACAGCGGCAATATTGGTTGGATATGCAAACCCAATATGGCAGCTATGATGAAATTTATTTGATCACTGCCAGCGGGCACATTATGTTATCCACCGACCAAAGTCGCATTGATACTGCAAGACCGGTTGACGATCTGGTAAAGCTGCCTTTAAGCACTGGGAGCATTTGCTTTCAAGATGCCTATTATTCGCTCAAAAATAATCAACATAGCATTGCCTTTTCCATTCCGGTGATTAATTGGGCGCAGCCGTATTGGGTAGAGTACGCCGGGGTGCTGGTGTGCCGCATCAATATTGATGAGGTTGTTAATCCCCTATTAAACAGCCGGATGAACTTAGGTGAAACCGGTGATGTGATTTTAATTGACAAAGAGCGCGCTGTTTTAACAGGCTTAAGAAATCAGATTGATTCAGCCCGGCATGTTAAATTAAACAGTGAATTGGTGACAAAGGTTAGCCGCGGCGAGGAAGGCACATGGCGGGGCATTGGTTATAACGGAAAAGAGATTATCGCGGTGTATTGA
- a CDS encoding ATP-binding protein — protein MRPLVVMAENARNFSRGDFSKRIRVESKDEIGTLGDALNFMARGLSEQFQMQQNRQLILEQLGSTIELNALLSNAFGKICSTMGFQVGAVFLVDAEGKRLVRQALYCPGEEMLTQREELKMEEGLEGLAVTTLQPQILKDILPDTAYAVNWLGGNIKPAAIVAVPLVFNGQAIGVVSLAALQPITDQQLAELSDLCSLAGVAINNALSHRRAVELSHRLQRMNEQLVHQNEVLNAQSEELKAQSIELQAYAEEMRAQTEELQATSHELQLKNEELLRLGRQKSKFMAALSHELRAPLNAVIGFSDVLLDKVVGDLNSNQEKYLQEINVSGQHLLNLIDDLLDLTKLEIAEMELHFAAVDPADSLEKALAMVQADVQTKQLQVTNQLCQHRYTVWADRDKLRQVFLNLLTNAVKFTPSGGKITISAAGQNNMLAISVADTGIGIAQQDQEVIFDEFRQVGAISKEYGGTGLGLAIAKNLVQLHGGSIGVTSEEGQGAVFTFTLPMVSDDVRYLKKPADRDVLLAELAKANGGKSATDTTVLVIDDDYSVRDYLATVLKKEGYRVIMADTGQQGIELAIGSNPDIIILDVVMPQVDGFAVMGALNKSGCRPKVIIYTSQSLTLAEKQRLER, from the coding sequence TTGAGACCGCTGGTGGTTATGGCTGAAAATGCCCGGAACTTTTCACGGGGTGACTTTTCTAAACGCATTAGGGTGGAATCTAAGGATGAAATTGGGACATTGGGCGATGCCCTAAACTTTATGGCCCGGGGATTGAGCGAACAATTTCAAATGCAGCAAAATAGACAATTAATTTTGGAACAACTGGGTTCAACCATAGAGCTCAATGCGCTGCTGAGTAACGCCTTTGGGAAAATTTGCAGCACCATGGGTTTTCAAGTGGGGGCGGTATTTTTAGTTGATGCTGAAGGAAAAAGGTTGGTGCGGCAAGCCCTTTACTGCCCCGGTGAAGAAATGTTAACACAACGGGAAGAATTAAAGATGGAAGAGGGTTTAGAAGGGCTGGCGGTAACCACGTTACAACCCCAAATACTAAAGGACATACTCCCGGACACTGCTTATGCAGTCAATTGGTTGGGTGGTAATATCAAACCCGCTGCCATAGTGGCTGTGCCACTGGTTTTTAATGGCCAAGCCATTGGGGTGGTTAGTTTAGCGGCTTTACAGCCAATCACTGACCAGCAACTGGCAGAACTGTCCGATCTCTGTTCTTTGGCGGGAGTGGCAATAAACAACGCCTTATCCCACCGACGGGCGGTGGAATTGTCCCACAGACTACAGAGAATGAATGAACAACTGGTGCACCAAAACGAGGTATTGAATGCTCAGAGTGAAGAATTAAAGGCTCAATCGATAGAATTGCAAGCCTATGCCGAAGAAATGCGAGCCCAAACCGAGGAACTACAAGCAACCAGCCATGAACTGCAGCTAAAAAATGAAGAATTACTGCGATTAGGTAGGCAGAAGTCTAAATTTATGGCGGCATTATCCCATGAACTGCGGGCGCCATTAAATGCTGTGATTGGTTTTTCCGACGTACTGTTAGACAAAGTGGTTGGTGATTTAAACTCCAACCAAGAAAAATACTTGCAGGAGATAAACGTCAGTGGGCAACACCTGTTAAATTTGATCGATGATCTATTGGATTTAACTAAGCTGGAAATTGCTGAGATGGAATTACATTTTGCGGCAGTGGATCCAGCGGATTCTTTAGAGAAGGCACTGGCAATGGTACAGGCCGATGTGCAGACCAAACAATTGCAGGTGACTAACCAACTTTGTCAGCATCGTTATACAGTTTGGGCAGACAGAGATAAACTGAGGCAGGTGTTTTTGAATTTATTGACCAACGCGGTGAAGTTTACTCCCTCCGGTGGTAAAATCACCATTTCTGCCGCTGGTCAGAACAATATGTTAGCTATCAGTGTTGCTGACACTGGCATTGGTATTGCCCAGCAGGACCAAGAAGTAATTTTTGATGAATTTAGGCAGGTGGGCGCCATCTCCAAGGAATACGGTGGTACCGGTTTAGGGTTGGCCATTGCCAAAAACCTGGTGCAACTGCATGGTGGTAGCATTGGCGTGACCAGTGAAGAGGGCCAGGGGGCGGTCTTCACCTTTACATTGCCAATGGTTTCGGATGATGTGCGGTATCTAAAAAAGCCAGCGGATAGAGATGTTTTACTGGCTGAATTGGCCAAAGCCAACGGAGGTAAGTCGGCAACAGACACTACGGTGTTGGTGATAGATGATGATTATTCGGTGAGGGATTATTTGGCCACCGTCTTAAAAAAAGAGGGGTACCGGGTTATTATGGCTGACACCGGTCAACAAGGTATAGAGTTGGCCATCGGCAGTAACCCAGACATAATTATCTTAGATGTTGTTATGCCCCAGGTGGACGGTTTTGCGGTGATGGGTGCCTTAAATAAAAGTGGCTGTAGGCCAAAGGTAATTATCTACACTTCCCAAAGTTTGACATTGGCAGAAAAACAACGGTTAGAACGGTAG